The following are from one region of the Populus trichocarpa isolate Nisqually-1 chromosome 8, P.trichocarpa_v4.1, whole genome shotgun sequence genome:
- the LOC7471465 gene encoding putative F-box protein At4g38870, with amino-acid sequence MGNSISQMRTSSSSSRKSININRRHIPDDVILDILTRLPAKSVVRFRCVSRTWCSFTHDPFFASLHHARSLTRDNGSALLLSYPDPSSSSTSFSFFERKQGFRNLQISHVDQQYTHLSEIIRGILCINYRRSHRVDICNITTQETITLPRSTNIPIRSGAGVDFDIVYEPRYSFGFNSSTRDYKVLNICSITRYKLQVNPNNGLSTREVSQRTVEFEIFTIGCDRGAGSWRKIDPGYPYDQELHGLSCESVCADGVIHWRHRFFDQEILLAFDLKQEKFQIIQVPKEALEFHLMKQVKGCLVLMGHVISGYNRNKIVLWILEDRLNQIWMKENVVFPSHSPCLWPVGSFKTGLILLAQHGYADPAAWAAYYCDLETKNLCMIQVPELKSVKLPCGEAGKPSDVVLTEHAENLLSLTSNVYSSMQEEKVKQFAG; translated from the coding sequence ATGGGCAATAGCATTAGCCAGATGAGAACATCGTCGTCGTCCTCAAGAAAATCCATTAATATTAATCGCCGGCATATTCCGGACGACGTGATTCTTGATATCCTTACAAGACTCCCCGCTAAATCCGTTGTACGATTCAGGTGTGTATCCAGGACCTGGTGCTCCTTTACTCACGATCCTTTCTTTGCTAGCTTGCATCACGCTCGTTCTCTAACAAGGGATAATGGCAGTGCTCTCCTTCTTTCCTACCCTGATCCCTCATCCTCATCaacatctttctcttttttcgaACGCAAACAAGGGTTTCGCAACCTTCAAATCTCCCATGTCGACCAACAATATACTCACCTTTCTGAAATCATTAGAGGCATTCTCTGCATAAATTATCGCAGAAGCCATCGTGTTGATATATGTAATATCACCACTCAAGAGACTATAACCCTTCCACGGAGTACAAATATACCAATTAGGTCGGGTGCTGGTGTTGATTTCGATATTGTTTATGAACCTCGATATTCTTTCGGTTTCAATTCCTCTACAAGGGATTACAAAGTGCTTAATATTTGTAGCATCACTAGATACAAATTGCAAGTCAATCCTAACAATGGGTTGTCCACTCGGGAAGTTAGCCAGAGAACTGTGGAGTTCGAGATTTTCACTATAGGCTGCGACAGGGGCGCGGGTTCATGGAGAAAAATTGATCCTGGCTACCCTTATGATCAAGAACTTCATGGTCTATCATGTGAAAGTGTCTGCGCTGATGGAGTTATACATTGGAGGCATAGATTTTTTGACCAGGAAATTTTGCTCGCATTCGACCTTAAACAAGAGAAGTTCCAAATCATCCAAGTCCCAAAAGAAGCATTAGAATTTCATCTCATGAAACAAGTCAAAGGATGTCTAGTGCTAATGGGTCATGTAATTAGTGGTTATAATCGGAATAAAATTGTTCTGTGGATACTAGAGGATCGACTTAACCAAATCTGGATGAAGGAGAACGTTGTTTTCCCCTCACATAGCCCATGTCTGTGGCCTGTTGGCAGTTTCAAGACGGGGCTGATTTTGCTTGCGCAACATGGATACGCAGATCCAGCTGCATGGGCGGCATACTATTGTGACCTTGAGACAAAGAATTTATGCATGATTCAAGTCCCCGAGCTGAAGTCAGTTAAACTTCCTTGCGGTGAAGCTGGAAAACCTTCTGATGTTGTACTTACAGAGCATGCTGAGAATCTTTTGTCACTAACAAGTAATGTCTACTCAAGCATGCAAGAAGAAAAGGTTAAGCAATTTGCAGGATAA
- the LOC7457844 gene encoding uncharacterized protein At2g02148 isoform X1, which yields MGSRVPVQHCNLRSAGSFIATNSLHDLNTVDSRPSNLDSMSADADHTLNADDDSDAVDCIHDSYSNSLPLHSVGVEEDHTSLENTGSSGGAYDILTFDDVSPIESARARFLQIIVDHFISDHVIEVADNESEYAAHPGQDKLTKRKSGDVQYEGDPRFALPLMYVANMYETLVNDVNMRLASLNGVRDKTIGVALEAAGGLYRRMAKKFPKKGSCIFKRRELATSLETRTRFPELVIQEEKRVRFVVVNGLDIVEKPSSMPIVDAEWFRRLTGRSEVAVSAQDYKFYSPRHKFRRVLSNIPGLATLPTEDNSSTMTTAQGFRSPQNEQQTPSKHHVQLLSHQPQFHPINQNHHQEVHQSQHATQFSQNHQCGPPSHMPEIAHATHSPTIPQHMVYLQPLTGGHVGGRLHSMPTSPPKYCDECGAPYLRETSKFCSECGTKRLGT from the exons ATGGGGAGTAGGGTTCCAGTGCAGCACTGCAACCTGAGATCAGCTGGATCCTTCATTGCCACCAACTCTCTCCATGATCTCAACACCGTCGATTCTCGTCCCTCTAACCTCGATTCCATGTCCGCAGACGCCGATCATACCTTAAACGCAGACGATGATTCCGACGCTGTT GACTGCATTCATGATTCCTATAGCAATTCCTTACCACTTCACAGTGTAGGAGTCGAAGAAGATCACACTAGTCTTGAGAATACTGGGTCTTCTGGAGGTGCATACGATATATTGACATTTGATG ATGTTTCACCTATCGAATCTGCAAGAGCAAGATTTTTGCAAATAATTGTGGATCACTTTATTAGTGACCATGTGATTGAAGTAGCTGATAATGAGTCAGAGTATGCTGCTCACCCGGGACAGGATAAACTAACTAAGAGGAAATCTGGAGATGTGCAATATGAAGGTGATCCGAGGTTCGCTTTGCCGTTGATGTATGTTGCTAATATGTATGAAACTCTAGTGAATGATGTGAATATGAGACTGGCTTCTTTGAATGGTGTTCGTGATAAGACCATTGGAGTAGCCCTTGAAGCAGCTGGTGGTTTGTATAGAAGAATGGCCAAGAAATTTCCCAAAAAAG GTTCTTGTATATTTAAAAGAAGAGAATTGGCAACTTCTCTTGAAACAAGGACCAGATTTCCAGAATTAGTAatacaagaagagaagagagttcGCTTCGTGGTGGTCAATGGTTTAGATATAGTTGAGAAACCAAGTAGTATGCCTATTGTAGATGCTGAGTG GTTTAGACGATTGACAGGTCGAAGTGAAGTTGCCGTCTCTGCTCAAGATTATAAATTCTACTCCCCGAGGCACAAGTTTAGGCGTGTTTTGTCTAATATTCCTGGTTTGGCT acACTTCCTACAGAAGATAATTCTTCAACAATGACTACTGCACAAGGATTCCGATCT CCACAAAACGAGCAGCAGACTCCTTCGAAGCATCATGTGCAACTGTTGTCACATCAACCTCAGTTTCACCCAATAAACCAGAACCATCATCAAGAAGTTCACCAAAGTCAACATGCAACCCAATTTTCTCAAAATCATCAATGTGGGCCACCTTCACACATGCCTGAAATTGCTCATGCTACCCATTCTCCAACCATTCCTCAGCACATGGTCTACTTGCAGCCCCTCACAGGAGGCCATGTTGGAGGGCGCTTGCATTCAATG CCTACGAGTCCTCCGAAGTATTGTGATGAATGTGGAGCTCCATATCTAAGAGAAACCTCCAAGTTCTGTTCCGAATGTGGTACAAAGAGGCTAGGAACATGA
- the LOC7457844 gene encoding uncharacterized protein At2g02148 isoform X2, producing MGSRVPVQHCNLRSAGSFIATNSLHDLNTVDSRPSNLDSMSADADHTLNADDDSDAVDCIHDSYSNSLPLHSVGVEEDHTSLENTGSSGGAYDILTFDDVSPIESARARFLQIIVDHFISDHVIEVADNESEYAAHPGQDKLTKRKSGDVQYEGDPRFALPLMYVANMYETLVNDVNMRLASLNGVRDKTIGVALEAAGGLYRRMAKKFPKKGSCIFKRRELATSLETRTRFPELVIQEEKRVRFVVVNGLDIVEKPSSMPIVDAEWFRRLTGRSEVAVSAQDYKFYSPRHKFRRVLSNIPGLATLPTEDNSSTMTTAQGFRSVSEPQNEQQTPSKHHVQLLSHQPQFHPINQNHHQEVHQSQHATQFSQNHQCGPPSHMPEIAHATHSPTIPQHMVYLQPLTGGHVGGRLHSMPTSPPKYCDECGAPYLRETSKFCSECGTKRLGT from the exons ATGGGGAGTAGGGTTCCAGTGCAGCACTGCAACCTGAGATCAGCTGGATCCTTCATTGCCACCAACTCTCTCCATGATCTCAACACCGTCGATTCTCGTCCCTCTAACCTCGATTCCATGTCCGCAGACGCCGATCATACCTTAAACGCAGACGATGATTCCGACGCTGTT GACTGCATTCATGATTCCTATAGCAATTCCTTACCACTTCACAGTGTAGGAGTCGAAGAAGATCACACTAGTCTTGAGAATACTGGGTCTTCTGGAGGTGCATACGATATATTGACATTTGATG ATGTTTCACCTATCGAATCTGCAAGAGCAAGATTTTTGCAAATAATTGTGGATCACTTTATTAGTGACCATGTGATTGAAGTAGCTGATAATGAGTCAGAGTATGCTGCTCACCCGGGACAGGATAAACTAACTAAGAGGAAATCTGGAGATGTGCAATATGAAGGTGATCCGAGGTTCGCTTTGCCGTTGATGTATGTTGCTAATATGTATGAAACTCTAGTGAATGATGTGAATATGAGACTGGCTTCTTTGAATGGTGTTCGTGATAAGACCATTGGAGTAGCCCTTGAAGCAGCTGGTGGTTTGTATAGAAGAATGGCCAAGAAATTTCCCAAAAAAG GTTCTTGTATATTTAAAAGAAGAGAATTGGCAACTTCTCTTGAAACAAGGACCAGATTTCCAGAATTAGTAatacaagaagagaagagagttcGCTTCGTGGTGGTCAATGGTTTAGATATAGTTGAGAAACCAAGTAGTATGCCTATTGTAGATGCTGAGTG GTTTAGACGATTGACAGGTCGAAGTGAAGTTGCCGTCTCTGCTCAAGATTATAAATTCTACTCCCCGAGGCACAAGTTTAGGCGTGTTTTGTCTAATATTCCTGGTTTGGCT acACTTCCTACAGAAGATAATTCTTCAACAATGACTACTGCACAAGGATTCCGATCTGTAAGTGAA CCACAAAACGAGCAGCAGACTCCTTCGAAGCATCATGTGCAACTGTTGTCACATCAACCTCAGTTTCACCCAATAAACCAGAACCATCATCAAGAAGTTCACCAAAGTCAACATGCAACCCAATTTTCTCAAAATCATCAATGTGGGCCACCTTCACACATGCCTGAAATTGCTCATGCTACCCATTCTCCAACCATTCCTCAGCACATGGTCTACTTGCAGCCCCTCACAGGAGGCCATGTTGGAGGGCGCTTGCATTCAATG CCTACGAGTCCTCCGAAGTATTGTGATGAATGTGGAGCTCCATATCTAAGAGAAACCTCCAAGTTCTGTTCCGAATGTGGTACAAAGAGGCTAGGAACATGA
- the LOC7457844 gene encoding uncharacterized protein At2g02148 isoform X3, whose amino-acid sequence MGSRVPVQHCNLRSAGSFIATNSLHDLNTVDSRPSNLDSMSADADHTLNADDDSDAVDCIHDSYSNSLPLHSVGVEEDHTSLENTGSSGGAYDILTFDDVSPIESARARFLQIIVDHFISDHVIEVADNESEYAAHPGQDKLTKRKSGDVQYEGDPRFALPLMYVANMYETLVNDVNMRLASLNGVRDKTIGVALEAAGGLYRRMAKKFPKKGSCIFKRRELATSLETRTRFPELVIQEEKRVRFVVVNGLDIVEKPSSMPIVDAEWFRRLTGRSEVAVSAQDYKFYSPRHKFRRVLSNIPGLAPQNEQQTPSKHHVQLLSHQPQFHPINQNHHQEVHQSQHATQFSQNHQCGPPSHMPEIAHATHSPTIPQHMVYLQPLTGGHVGGRLHSMPTSPPKYCDECGAPYLRETSKFCSECGTKRLGT is encoded by the exons ATGGGGAGTAGGGTTCCAGTGCAGCACTGCAACCTGAGATCAGCTGGATCCTTCATTGCCACCAACTCTCTCCATGATCTCAACACCGTCGATTCTCGTCCCTCTAACCTCGATTCCATGTCCGCAGACGCCGATCATACCTTAAACGCAGACGATGATTCCGACGCTGTT GACTGCATTCATGATTCCTATAGCAATTCCTTACCACTTCACAGTGTAGGAGTCGAAGAAGATCACACTAGTCTTGAGAATACTGGGTCTTCTGGAGGTGCATACGATATATTGACATTTGATG ATGTTTCACCTATCGAATCTGCAAGAGCAAGATTTTTGCAAATAATTGTGGATCACTTTATTAGTGACCATGTGATTGAAGTAGCTGATAATGAGTCAGAGTATGCTGCTCACCCGGGACAGGATAAACTAACTAAGAGGAAATCTGGAGATGTGCAATATGAAGGTGATCCGAGGTTCGCTTTGCCGTTGATGTATGTTGCTAATATGTATGAAACTCTAGTGAATGATGTGAATATGAGACTGGCTTCTTTGAATGGTGTTCGTGATAAGACCATTGGAGTAGCCCTTGAAGCAGCTGGTGGTTTGTATAGAAGAATGGCCAAGAAATTTCCCAAAAAAG GTTCTTGTATATTTAAAAGAAGAGAATTGGCAACTTCTCTTGAAACAAGGACCAGATTTCCAGAATTAGTAatacaagaagagaagagagttcGCTTCGTGGTGGTCAATGGTTTAGATATAGTTGAGAAACCAAGTAGTATGCCTATTGTAGATGCTGAGTG GTTTAGACGATTGACAGGTCGAAGTGAAGTTGCCGTCTCTGCTCAAGATTATAAATTCTACTCCCCGAGGCACAAGTTTAGGCGTGTTTTGTCTAATATTCCTGGTTTGGCT CCACAAAACGAGCAGCAGACTCCTTCGAAGCATCATGTGCAACTGTTGTCACATCAACCTCAGTTTCACCCAATAAACCAGAACCATCATCAAGAAGTTCACCAAAGTCAACATGCAACCCAATTTTCTCAAAATCATCAATGTGGGCCACCTTCACACATGCCTGAAATTGCTCATGCTACCCATTCTCCAACCATTCCTCAGCACATGGTCTACTTGCAGCCCCTCACAGGAGGCCATGTTGGAGGGCGCTTGCATTCAATG CCTACGAGTCCTCCGAAGTATTGTGATGAATGTGGAGCTCCATATCTAAGAGAAACCTCCAAGTTCTGTTCCGAATGTGGTACAAAGAGGCTAGGAACATGA
- the LOC7457846 gene encoding 26S proteasome regulatory subunit 8 homolog A has protein sequence MAAVGVERRQQQQQTESTMTMTAEESCLAKTGAAKQGEGLKQYYIQHIHELLLHVRQKTHNLNRLEAQRNDINSRVRMLREELQLLQEPGSYVGEVVKVMGKNKVLVKVHPEGKYVVDIDKSIDITKITPSTRVALRNDSYVLHLILPSKVDPLVNLMKVEKVPDSTYDMIGGLDQQIKEIKEVIELPIKHPELFESLGIAQPKGVLLYGPPGTGKTLLARAVAHHTDCTFIRVSGSELVQKYIGEGSRMVRELFVMAREHAPSIIFMDEIDSIGSARMESGSGNGDSEVQRTMLELLNQLDGFEASNKIKVLMATNRIDILDQALLRPGRIDRKIEFPNPNEDSRCDILKIHSRRMNLMRGIDLKKIAGKMNGASGAELKAVCTEAGMFALRERRVHVTQEDFEMAVAKVMKKETEKNMSLRKLWK, from the exons ATGGCAGCAGTAGGAGTGGAGAGGaggcaacagcagcagcaaacAGAATCAACAATGACGATGACGGCGGAGGAGAGCTGCTTGGCGAAAACGGGGGCGGCGAAGCAAGGAGAGGGATTAAAGCAGTATTACATCCAACACATCCATGAGCTTCTGCTACATGTCCGTCAAAAAACCCACAATCTCAATCGCCTAGAAGCTCAACGCAATGACATTAATTCCAGAG TGAGGATGCTTAGAGAAGAGTTGCAGCTACTTCAAGAACCTGGGTCATATGTTGGTGAAGTTGTCAAAGTAATGGGGAAGAACAAGGTGTTGGTTAAG GTTCATCCAGAGGGGAAGTATGTTGTTGATATTGATAAAAGTATTGATATCACAAAGATCACTCCATCAACAAGGGTTGCCCTTCGCAACGACAGCTATGTTCTTCACTTGATCTTGCCTAGCAAAGTGGATCCTCTGGTCAACCTCATGAAGGTTGAAAAAGTTCCAGATTCTACCTATGACATGATAGGTGGTCTTGACCAACAAATTAAAGAGATAAAGGAG GTCATTGAACTTCCAATTAAACACCCTGAATTGTTTGAGAGTCTTGGAATCGCTCAACCAAAG GGTGTTCTCCTCTATGGGCCTCCTGGCACTGGAAAAACTCTACTGGCTAGGGCAGTGGCTCACCACACTGACTGTACTTTCATCAGGGTTTCTGGTTCTGAATTAGTTCAGAAATACATTGGAGAAGGCTCTAGAATGGTCAGAGAGCTCTTTGTTATGGCAAG AGAGCATgctccatcaatcattttcatggATGAAATTGACAGTATCGGATCTGCTCGAATGGAATCTGGGAGCGGCAATGGTGACAGTGAGGTGCAGCGAACTATGCTGGAGCTTCTAAATCAGCTGGATGGATTTGAAGCATCAAACAAGATAAAG GTTTTGATGGCTACAAATCGGATTGATATTCTGGATCAAGCTCTCCTTCGGCCAGGACGAATTGACAGGAAGATTGAATTTCCAAATCCCAACGAAGAC TCACGTTGTGATATCTTGAAAATCCATTCAAGAAGGATGAATTTAATGCGTGGGATTGATTTGAAGAAGATAGCTGGGAAGATGAATGGTGCTTCTGGTGCAGAGCTCAAG GCGGTGTGCACAGAGGCTGGAATGTTTGCTCTAAGAGAGAGGAGGGTCCATGTTACACAAGAAGATTTTGAGATGGCAGTAGCAAAGGTCATGAAGAAGGAGACAGAGAAGAACATGTCATTGCGGAAGCTCTGGAAGTAG
- the LOC7457845 gene encoding putative pentatricopeptide repeat-containing protein At2g02150 encodes MSFDANNILEELVSSSQALPTFDVFEVLWATRNVCVPGFGVFDAKLEKRKIGVNPVIYTTLMDAYFKAGNCMEAINLGLVQEAIYYFGRMPDFDLQPNVAVYTALLDGLCKNNCIGAAKKLFDEMQDKNTIPDRIAYTVIIDGNLKHGNFQEALNMRIKMMEMGIELDLHTCTALAWGLSQCGQVQQARKFLAEMFGKGIIPDEFSLFANANTLKEFPAYSVMAAVRRKLVALMPDSRPPNVTLEVTAEKESLLSWKGITAHILCAKMFRHCCIFPWPGGGSSVDSCKASIHS; translated from the exons ATGTCCTTCGATGCAAATAATATTCTCGAGGAACTGGTTTCATCCAGCCAGGCTTTGCCGActtttgatgtgtttgaagttTTATGGGCCACGAGGAATGTTTGTGTTCCGGGGTTTGGTGTTTTTGATGCTAAGCTTGAAAAACGCAAGATAGGTGTCAACCCTGTCATATATACAACACTAATGGATGCTTACTTTAAGGCAGGGAATTGCATGGAAGCTATCAATCT GGGTTTAGTTCAAGAGGCAATTTATTACTTCGGTAGGATGCCAGACTTTGATTTGCAACCCAATGTTGCAGTCTATACGGCTCTTCTTGATGGTCtttgtaaaaataattgtattggAGCTGCAAAGAAGCTGTTTGATGAAATGCAAGATAAAAATACGATTCCAGATAGAATTGCTTATACTGTGATAATAGATGGGAATTTGAAGCATGGCAACTTTCAAGAAGCATTGAACATGCGAATCAAGATGATGGAAATGGGTATAGAACTTGATCTGCACACATGCACTGCCCTGGCTTGGGGGTTGTCACAATGTGGCCAAGTGCAGCAAGCAAGAAAGTTTCTCGCTGAGATGTTTGGAAAGGGTATCATTCCTGATGAGTTCTCT CTCTTTGCAAATGCTAATACGTTAAAAGAGTTTCCTGCTTATAGCGTTATGGCGGCTGTTAGAAGAAAACTCGTAGCATTGATGCCTGATTCAAGACCTCCAAACGTTACTTTGGAG GTTACAG CTGAAAAGGAATCGTTGTTGAGCTGGAAGGGAATTACAGCACATATACTTTGTGCAAAG ATGTTTCGGCATTGCTGTATTTTTCCATGGCCTGGTGGTGGCAGCTCTGTTGATTCAtgcaaggcatcaattcattcATAG